DNA from candidate division WOR-3 bacterium:
TTTTTCAGCAATTTTTCATAAACATTGACAATTTCTTCAAATTGGCCCAGGTCATAATAAGCGGTCTCAAGTCGCTGACGCACTAAATGACTATTTTGCGGATAATAGTCTAAGAGTTCTTTCCAATAGCCAATGGCATCTTTTATTTCGCCTTTATGGTAATAATAATCACCCATAGCAACAAGTGCCGGAATCGATTTGTTATCAAAGGATAGTGCTTGTTTGAAGAATTCGTGGGCTTCATCTGGATTTTTCGCTAAAATGCGGTTGCCGTATTCTGCGTAATATTCAGCAAGTTTTTGTTTCGTCGGCAGAATTTTTTCTAATTTTTTTAAGAGGTCTTTGCATTCCTGCCATCGCTCGGTCTTACAATACAATTCCAACAATTTTTCGTACGGCTCAGGATTATTACGGTCGAGATTGATAAGTTCTTCAAAGATTGTAATTGCTTTGTGTAAACGGTCAGTTTTAATATAATACTCACCTAAATGCTTAAATATCTTTTTTTCATCTACGGCCGAGACATTACGGCGCAAAGATAATGCCTCATAAATCTTTGCGGCGCGTTCAATTTCACCTTTTTGGAAATATAATTCGGCTAACCGCAAATAAGCATCAATATTATTAGAATCTGTCGCAACTACTTTCTTAAAACATTGCATTGCCTCATCTTTTTTTCCGTCAAGTAAAAGACTAAGACCTTCAGTATAAGCACTATCAGGTTCTTTTTTGCGACGAACCAAATCTCGCACCAAAGGATAGACCGCAATAATTGCAATTAAAATTAGAATTAAAACTAAGACTGTCATTTCTGCTCCTTTTCCGGTTTAATATCCAAAGGTAAGTTCCTTAATGCGACCAATTCACTCATTAATGCTTCATTCTCTTTTTTCTGTTTGCGTAATTGACTTCGTAACTTGATTTCATTAACCAACCAGAAGATGCCCGCAGTAACCAATCCAAACAGATAGGCATAAAGCATAACGACGGCTAAAGGGATATTGTAATATTCTCGATAAAACACTTTGACCTTTTCTACCGGAATCGCATTTTGTAATGCTAAGACAATAAGTAAAACACCAATGACAAAAACGATGATAATTCTAATTGTCGTCACACTGCCTCCTTAAGTTGGTTCTTAAACAAAATTTTTCCATTGCTGATAATTGTCCAACTATTTACATAAACGATTATAATCTTATTTGATGTCACACTGCCTCCTTAAGTTGACAAGTTGGACAAAGTTTTAGACT
Protein-coding regions in this window:
- a CDS encoding LapA family protein, encoding MTTIRIIIVFVIGVLLIVLALQNAIPVEKVKVFYREYYNIPLAVVMLYAYLFGLVTAGIFWLVNEIKLRSQLRKQKKENEALMSELVALRNLPLDIKPEKEQK
- a CDS encoding tetratricopeptide repeat protein, whose amino-acid sequence is MTVLVLILILIAIIAVYPLVRDLVRRKKEPDSAYTEGLSLLLDGKKDEAMQCFKKVVATDSNNIDAYLRLAELYFQKGEIERAAKIYEALSLRRNVSAVDEKKIFKHLGEYYIKTDRLHKAITIFEELINLDRNNPEPYEKLLELYCKTERWQECKDLLKKLEKILPTKQKLAEYYAEYGNRILAKNPDEAHEFFKQALSFDNKSIPALVAMGDYYYHKGEIKDAIGYWKELLDYYPQNSHLVRQRLETAYYDLGQFEEIVNVYEKLLKKVPNDIELYLALARFYDKKEDIDSAIKILTQIPIDKKKEPEPQIYLASLYLKAGKENKAKQILDNLMESFKPTGKPK